From Strigops habroptila isolate Jane chromosome 1, bStrHab1.2.pri, whole genome shotgun sequence, a single genomic window includes:
- the BHLHE22 gene encoding class E basic helix-loop-helix protein 22 produces MERALGLPAEEDLFHKSLAASAKRMESAFRSPPGLDLSHPRDRQPSPLACYEAAEPEALLQPGVGGDPLALPPGSVCVKYGESASRSSVAESSGGEQSPDDDSDGRCELVLRGAGGDPRVASPAAGGGSGGGGGLKAAEGGCSNSHGHGGSKKSKEQKALRLNINARERRRMHDLNDALDELRAVIPYAHSPSVRKLSKIATLLLAKNYILMQAQALEEMRRLVAYLNQGQAISAASLPSSAAAAAAAAAALHPALGAYEQAAGYPFSAGLPPATSCPEKCAIFNSVSSSLCKQCTEKP; encoded by the coding sequence ATGGAGCGGGCGCTGGGGCTGCCCGCAGAAGAGGACCTCTTCCACAAGAGCCTCGCCGCCTCGGCCAAGCGCATGGAGTCCGCCTTCCGCTCGCCGCCGGGGCTCGACCTCTCTCACCCCCGCGACCGCCAGCCCTCGCCGCTCGCTTGCTACGAGGCGGCGGAGCCCGAGgcgctgctgcagcctggcGTCGGCGGCGACCCGCTGGCGCTGCCGCCGGGCTCCGTCTGCGTCAAGTACGGCGAGAGCGCCAGCCGCAGCTCGGTGGCCGAGAGCAGCGGCGGCGAGCAGAGCCCCGACGACGACAGCGACGGCCGCTGCGAGCTGGTGCTGCGCGGCGCCGGGGGGGACCCGCGCGTCGCCTcgccggcggcgggcggcggcagcggggggggcggggggctGAAGGCGGCCGAGGGCGGCTGCTCCAACAGCCACGGGCACGGCGGCAGCAAGAAGTCCAAGGAGCAGAAGGCGCTGCGCCTCAACATCAACGcgcgggagcggcggcggaTGCACGACCTGAACGACGCTCTGGACGAGCTGCGGGCGGTCATCCCCTACGCGCACAGCCCCTCGGTGCGGAAGCTCTCCAAGATCGCCACGCTCCTCCTGGCCAAGAACTACATCCTGATGCAGGCGCAGGCCCTGGAGGAGATGCGGCGCCTGGTGGCTTATCTCAACCAGGGCCAGGCGATCTCggctgcctccctgcccagctccgccgcggcggctgcggcggcggcggcagcgtTGCACCCCGCCCTCGGCGCCTACGAGCAGGCGGCCGGTTACCCCTTCAGCGCCGGGCTGCCCCCCGCCACCTCCTGCCCGGAGAAATGTGCCATTTTCAACAGCgtctcctccagcctctgcaAACAGTGCACGGAGAAGCCTTAA